Proteins encoded within one genomic window of Gemmatimonas sp. UBA7669:
- the istB gene encoding IS21-like element helper ATPase IstB — protein sequence MAFAKRPVRPAAPQTGLDPVITKLTTLGLDHPAAVLPELIEQAARDDLSPLTFLDLLLTSQLERKDERRIATMLKLSGLPPGKTLEGFDWGFQPKADRRQIDLLATCQYLRDKTNVLFLGPPGVGKSHLAAALGVNAIKNGFSVAHFVLDDLMHVLKADATTPPARLRARRYFNCGLLIIDEVGFRPLDRMEANLFFRLVSTRYERGSILLTSNKHVRDWPEIFAGDEILTTAILDRLLHHVAVIHIDGQSYRLRELGALLSPTKEGPRADSPRSN from the coding sequence ATGGCCTTCGCCAAGCGCCCCGTGCGGCCAGCCGCGCCGCAGACCGGGCTCGATCCGGTCATCACCAAGCTCACCACCCTGGGCCTCGATCATCCGGCGGCGGTGTTGCCTGAGCTGATCGAGCAGGCCGCCCGCGACGATCTCAGTCCGCTCACCTTTCTCGATCTGCTGCTGACCAGTCAGCTCGAGCGCAAAGATGAGCGGCGCATCGCGACGATGCTCAAGCTCTCCGGGCTCCCGCCCGGCAAAACACTCGAAGGCTTCGATTGGGGCTTCCAGCCGAAGGCGGATCGCCGCCAGATCGATCTGCTCGCGACGTGTCAGTACCTGCGCGACAAGACCAACGTGCTGTTTCTCGGTCCGCCCGGTGTCGGCAAATCGCACTTGGCCGCCGCGCTCGGCGTCAACGCGATCAAGAACGGCTTCAGCGTCGCGCACTTCGTGCTCGATGATCTCATGCACGTGCTGAAGGCGGACGCGACGACCCCACCCGCCCGCCTACGGGCCCGGCGCTACTTCAACTGCGGCTTGCTCATCATCGACGAAGTCGGCTTCCGTCCACTCGACCGCATGGAGGCGAATCTCTTCTTCCGCCTCGTCTCGACCCGCTACGAGCGCGGCTCGATCCTGCTGACCTCCAACAAGCATGTGCGGGACTGGCCGGAGATCTTTGCCGGTGACGAAATCCTGACCACTGCCATCCTTGACCGCTTACTCCATCACGTCGCGGTCATTCACATCGACGGCCAGAGCTACCGGCTCCGTGAACTCGGCGCCCTGCTTAGCCCTACCAAGGAGGGCCCCCGAGCGGACAGCCCCCGCTCCAACTAA